A segment of the Commensalibacter oyaizuii genome:
CTTATCTTAATTTTGAATTTAATCATCATGGTGGATTGCTGATAATATATACTGGAACAACCCCCCCCCCTACTTTACATGGGCTTTTTAACCTTAAAAATATACCTAAACTTGCTCAACGATTTAAAACACGTTGTGCTATTATGGATGAATATTGGCAACTAAAAGCGTTGTCGCAAAATAATATACACCTCACCTACAAAAAAGATCTTTTAGAGGCAAAATCAGAAACAAATCTATTGGAGCAACAGCTCTATTTCTTACAAAAACAAAAACAAACTGAGCTGCAGCAATTACAAAATACAATAGCACACTTAACACAACAACTTGGTCGGTCTAACGAACCCCCAAAATCGTTTTATACAAGACTTAAACTATTCATAAAAAGAAAGCTACAATCTTACACAGTAAAAAAAATTGTTAGTTCAAATCGTTTTTATACTATATTTATTCCCAAAAAAATACGTCAGTACGTAGAACAGCCAGCCTCTAATATCGACATTTCTTCTCCAACTTACGATAATAATTATCGTCCACGCCGTATAACATTCGTTGCAGGAGAACCTCATACACCTGGTGTAATCTATCGTTGTTATCGCAATGCGCAAGCATGCAGAATAGCAGGGCATGAGGCAAAAGTAATTAATGCGGCAGATGTTGGTCCCCAAGATATTAAATGGGCTGACATCATGATCTTATGGCGGGTTGAATTTAGCGGACATATTCTTGGAATCGTTGAGTTAGCTAAACAATATAACACCTTAACTGCATTTGACGCCGATGATATCGTTTTTAAACCTCAACTAGCCTATATTGAAATTATTGATGGCATACGCAGCATTGGAACCACAGAGGCAGAAACCTCACGTACTTTTGGTAATATGAAGCAGACATTGATGCGTACTGACTTTGCCGTCGCAACAACTGCTGAAATGCGTGAACATATGGCACAAGAATTAATTCCCAAACATGCTGGGCCATTGGTGTTCACACTACCTAATATTTTTGATGATGAGTGCGTTCAAACAGCTCGCTTTGCTGCCAGAATGAATAAATTACAAAAGAACGATACTTATATCCGTATTGGATATGCTTCAGGAACACGCACGCATCAACGCGATTTTGCTTTGGTTATTCCTGCGCTGATTAGTGTTTTCAAAAAACGCCCACAAGTCCGCCTAGTGTTATTCAGAGAACCTGAAAACCACCGACCTATTTTACATATGAATGAATATCCTGAACTTCAGGACTACGAAAATCATATTGAATGGAGAGATACTGTACCACTGCAACAACTCCCCCAAGAATTGGCGCGATTTGATATATCTATTGCCCCGTTAGAAGCAGACAACGTTTTTTGTAATGCCAAAAGTGAACTAAAATATTTTGAAGCTGCGTTAGCTAATGTTTGTTCTGTTGTCTCGCCAACAGGGCCTTTGAAAAGATGCATTGAACATGGTGTTACAGGTTTTTTAGCGAATACAACTCAGGAATGGGAAAAACATTTAATAACCTTAATTGACAATCCTGAATTACGCCATCAAGTAGCTCAAAATGCATATCACGATGTTTTATGGAATTTCGGTATTCAACGTCAGTCCAAACTATGTGATACAATTTTCCATAGCCTTACAGGTGAAAAAGGTGCTGCCCAGGCTGTAGAAACCATGATCAATCGTGGGAAATATCGTAATTTAAGCCTGCCCACCATCCCTGAAAGCGAGATTCTTTTCGATCATGATGCCTTACGAACAGCTATGGTAACGGTTATTATTACTTCTTATAACTATAGCCAATATATAATTGAAGCAATGGAATCCGTCAAAGCACAGACTTTGCAATATCTTGATATGATCATTGTTGATGATGGTTCCTCTGATGATTCTATCGATCTGATCCTGGCTTGGGCTAATAATCATAAGAACCGTTTCAACCGCCTTCAATTACACCGCTCGGTCAAAAATGCAGGACTTGGAGGGGCTCGTAATATTGGTATTGCTGCTAGTGAGACTCTTTATTCTATGCAACTGGATGCAGATAATCGATTACTACCAGATACATGTGAAAAACTTCTGGCTGTCATGCAAGATACTGCTATAGGGTATGCTTATCCCCAACTGCGTCATTTTGGTGCGGGTGAAAGCATCGGGGGCCATGTTCCCTTCCATCCATTACGTTTGACTGTCGGCAATTATATTGATGCCATGGTAATGTTAGCCAAGTGGGCGTGGGCTGCTGCAGGGGGTTTTTACGTACAACGCGACGCAATGGGGTGGGAAGATTACGATATGTGGTGCAGACTGGCTGAATTAGGAATCCAAGGAACACAAGTTCTTGATGCGTTTGCAGAATATCGTGCTCACTTTTCGTCTATGACTACTACTGTTACAGAGCAAACCAATCATAAACCTAAAGTTGTTTCCCATCTTTCTGAACGCCACCCCTGGATCGATATCGTTTATCCAGAGGATTCGCCTTGGTACAAGAAAAAATAATCACTGTTTTAAAAGCCTATATTACAATATAGGCTTTTATTTTTGTAAATATATTACTGCAACTTTTTATTAGCTTATGACCTAGAATCTATAAGAAATTTCTGAACACTATCTCTCTAAACCCGAACTATGATTGATTGATACTTCCTCACACACAAATAAAAGCAAGATATTCATGTCTAATATAATGAAAATATAACAATAAAGATTTATAGAAAATACTATGACTTTAATAAAGTAATTTTAGATATGCTTTTATTTTTTATTCTCGTTTTTTTATCCCCTTTATAAACACAGCCCTCGCAAAAAAAATCACCAGAACGATTGGGATTTATAAAACAAAAGGCAAATCAAGGTGATATTAAAGCTCAACTATTGATAGGGGCCGTGTTTGCAATAGGTCCATATGGTATTAAACAAAATATTTTTGAAGCAAAAAATCATACCAAAGTTAGAAAATGGTACAGGAAAGCAACAGACCAAAGGGATGGTACATCATTGAATAATTTAGGCGTATTTTATGTTTTTAGCCAAGGTGTCCCTAAAATATTACAAAAGCTAAAGAATATTTCAAACAGGCCTGCTTGCACAGAAACAGCAAAGGACGTAAAAATTATAAGCATTCGAACGATCAATAAATCATAAAAAAATATAGATAATATATGTTGGTCTTTATCCTTGACTACTAACTTTCTGGTACATTCTCTAGTAATTCCTTTATCCAAATCGTGGCATTCCCATCCGATGGTGCACGCCAGTCCCCACGTGGGGACAATCCCCCCCCAGCTGAAACCTTTGGGGCATTAGGCATTGCAGAACGTTTAAATTGACTAAACACAAAAAAGCGTTTTACAAAAACCTCTAACCAATGTCGAATTTCTGATAAATTATAGGCAATTTTCTTATCTTCAGGAAATCCTGACAACCAATTTCCCTTATTAACATCAGACCAGATAGAATAAGCAAGAAAAGCCACTTTTGATGGTTTTAACCCGTATCGTAAAATATAATATAGATTAAAATCCTGTAAGGCATAAGGACCGATTTTAGCCTCAGTGCTTTGCAGCGTTTTATTATCTTGTGATGGAATTAATTCTGGAGAAATTTCAGTATCTAAAATGCGTTGCAAGATTTCACCTGCATCCTCTGAAAAATGTCTGGATTGAATAACCCAACGAATTAAATGTTGAATCAAGGTTTTTGGTAGCCCTGCATTCACATTATAATGCGACATTTGATCCCCAACCCCATAAGTACACCATCCCAAAGCCAGTTCTGATAAATCGCCAGTTCCAATTACAATGCCATGATGATGATTGGCCAATCTGAATAAATAATCAGTTCTTAACCCAGCTTGAACATTTTCAAATGTAACATCATATACTGCTTGCCCATCGGCATAAGGGTGCTTCATATCCTGTAACATTTGTTTGGCTGCTGGGCGAATATCTAAACATTCCCACTGTATTCCTAAAGCGTCCATCAATGCCTCAGCATTGTTTTTGGTTTCAAAACTGGTTCCAAAGCCTGGCATCGTATACCCTAAAATTGACTCTCGCCCTATTTGCAGTTCATCCACCACTTGGGCAGCAACCAATAACGCTTGGGTAGAGTCCAACCCACCAGAGATCCCAATAACTAGTTTTTTTGCACCAATTGCCTGAATGCGTTGTTTTAGTGCTGATACTTGGATTCTATATGCTTCAAAACAATCTTGTTCCAATCGTTGTACGTCTGATGGAACAAAGGGAAACCGCTCTACAGGGCGCTTTAATCCCAAATCAACCAATGCTGGTGATAACGTAAAGTGAATATTACGATAATCATAGGGAACAGATAAATTTTGATGAAACGTTCCAACCTGCATACGTTCTTGTCTTAGAATATCTAGGTCAATATCTGCAATTAAACAAGTTTGCCCTTCGGGAAAGCGATCTGTTTGTGCTAAGATTCGACCATTTTCAACAATGGATAATTGACCGTCCCATGCCACATCGGTTGAAGATTCCCCCTGCCCTGCAGCAGCATACAAGTACGCACAAATTCCACGTGCAGATTGTGACTGGCACAATAATAAACGCTTATCAGCTTTTGCAATAGTAATATTACTGGCAGAAAGATTGGCGATTACTGTCGCCCCACCTATACAGGCATAGCTGCTGGGGGGAACTGGCACCCACAAATCTTCACAAATTTCTGCACTGATAACAAAATCAGGATAATCAACAGCGGAAAATAACAGATCCACACCGAAAGGAACCTGTTGCCCCAACAAAGTTATCTGCCGATCAACAATGTGTTGGCCACTAGCAAATTGCCTAGCCTCGTAAAACTCGCGATAATTAGGTAGGTAGGATTTTGGAATAACTCCCAAGATTTTACCCTTATGGATAGCAATTGCGCAATTATAAACAGCACCTTTAAAAATTAACGGAGCACCCACAATCAACACAGGCAACAAAGTTTGAGTTGCTTGACAAAGGGAACTAATTGCTTCGACTATGCTATCTAATAAGACATGCTGTAACCTAAGATCTTCTATTGCATAACCTGACAAAGACAGCTCAGGAAATACACACAACGCTGCCCCCTGTTCGTGTGCCTTACCAGCTAAGCTGATAATTTCCTGACTATTGGCAATTGGATCTGCCAAACGCACTGAAAAATTACAAGTAGCAACCCGAACAAAATTATGTTCATAAAGAGAATAAAAATTTTTCAAATGCTTTTCCTCTGCCAAACCATCTATCAAGAAAAACTAGACGGACGGTGCCTCATCCTTGTTCCAACTATAATAGCAATAAACAAGACTAAAGAATATAACCCATTTAACATCGTTAAAGAAATAGGCAGCCAGTCAAATAAATAAGAAGCTATATCGCAAGGTTTACTAGGTCGATCAGGCATTGACATAAAACGTGCATTTAAATCTTGAACATGAGAAGAGATTGAATAACATTCTGGCAATGGGCTTGGCCACCAACCTTGTTCAACCCCGATATGCAAAAAAGATAATGCCAAACTAGCCAATAAAACCAACGCAGCCAGATTAAAGATCAATCCGATAAAACGATTTTTAACGATAAAAACAAAAATACCAAATAAAATTAAAATACGATATGGCCACCGCTCCAACAAGCATAATCCACATGGAGCCATATTCCATATATTTTGGAAAAACCACGCCATAATAAGCGCAACCAGCCCTGATATAATCATCATCATTCCTAAAATAAATCGAATAGGCTGTTCCCGATGTCTGAACATAATCATTATCTTTCTATAATTTCAAGATTAATACTGTACAGTTTACTATAAAAACACCTGAACCAAATATCTTTAAGAAATAAAAACGAAATAAAAAAAGCTGGTTATTGTTTGTAATAACCAGCTTTGAATAAATTTAAGACACGTCTTATCAATGTTGAGAATGAATAGAATCTTCCAAAGATTTCTCTAAATCATCAGAAGATTGTCCACTTCCATTAACATCTGACTTTTGACCTGATGATGTACCCGTCGAAGGTTGCGCAACAAGAGGTTCTGAACCAACTGTACCCTCGCACTTTACCATACTGACATTATACAATGGATGCTCGAAAACAGAATCCCCTGGTTCAGCTGAAAAAATCCATGCAGCAAACGGATTAGTTGGCAATTTACTATCCACAATTTGTAAAAAAGCCGCATTATCAGGTGACAGTGCTGTGGGCCGTGTGATGCATCGTTTGACACTGATGGTTAAGGTTTTATATGTTTCAGTCCCCCCAACAGGAATTGTTAAAACAGTGGCTTCAGATTCAAGCTTGCTTAAAACGCGAATAACAGCTTTGGGTTGACTTAACCATGTATCTGCTGACACCGAAGAAGCGTTTGAAGAAGATGACTTCTTTTTTTCAGCATTTGCGTGATGATGAATGCCAACGTTCAGTATACAAGACGCCGCAACCAATAAAATCTTTTTCACACTACAGGACTCCGTAATTGGTCAATCATTTCCTTTAATACTGACCGCATAAATTGTTCATCAACCCCCATCAACATTGCATCTTCAAACGCATCTTGCATCATTTGCATTAATTCAACATGATTTTCAGTTAAAATTTTGATCTTCTCCTTGCAAATTACAGGCTTTTGATCGGTTTGTAGCCACATCAAGGAAGACAAATCCAATTGATCATTCGACTTAATCATACATACCCCCTTATTCTAAAGGAGCTATAGCTTTGTCATCGGTTGTATTTTTCTTATGATCATCCGATTTAGGTTTATTATCAGCAATAGAAAAGACGAATTTGCTTAAAAGTTCCTGCAAACTGATTGAACCTTGAGTATGAGACATAAACTGACCAGGTTTTAAGATACTCTCATCCCCACCAGGAGATAGGTCAATATATTTCCCCCCCAGCAAACTATCACTCGTAATGACAGCGGCAGTATCAACTGGTAATTGCAAGTCAGGACGCACAGTAAAAATGACAGTGGCTTTATAAGTCTTGGGATCAACGGTTTCCTCAATAACTTTACCTACGTTAACCCCAGCTAATTTAACATCTGATCCAATGTCTAGCCCATCAATATGCTCAAATGAAGCTTTCAAGGGATAGCCACTTACCCTTTCCTGACCATGACCAACAATTGCCAAAATAACCACTGTGATAAACGCAACAATCACAATAAATCCAACAATTATTTCAATAATCTGTCGTGTTTTGTTCGAAGTGGTAACCTGCATAATGATTTAATTTACCTATTCCCCAGGGGACCAGCTTTCATAATCACCCGTTGCTTTGGCACGTTTTCCACCAGCATAGTCACTGCCTTGAGGGTGGTATGCTGTTGCAGTTCCTGTAGGGTTGGCATGATATTCCGTTTGCCAAGGATGACGTTTAGATGCTGGCAAAGGTGCATCAGCTCCATGATGAAGCCATACCCACCATTCAGGAGGGACAACAGATGGATCGTCACCTTTGTTATAAATGACCCAACGCTCACGACGTTGTTCCCCACCGCCTAGACGGTTCAATTTGCGAGATTCATAATAAGACCGCCCGCCAGCATCCTTGCCGACCAAACGTCCCTTAAACATCGTGTGAAGGCGTGTTCCTAAAGTTGTCATGACTCTAATACATTAATATTTATATGAATAACGATTTACTCTTGTATAGAATTCTAAAAGTTAAAGATATACCCTTTTCACAAAAAAGCATAAAATCTTTCTCAATTTGAATCTATAAAAAACTAAATAGATATTTATCTATACAGGATGGACGTATAAAAATCAATTTTACGTATACTGGAATAGATATATCTTTCAACCACCGTAAATTAAAAATCTTTTAGTTTTTAATCAAAAGAAACTTAGAGAGAAATTTTATCCACAATATCCACTATATCCATAGGCGTGTATAATTTTTACATCGATATTATCCCTTATCTTCAGCCTCTAAACCGCTTAAACTATCAAGTATGAAAACACGACATCTTTGGAATGGCGTCCGGATGCGTAATCTGCGTACTGCGATTGATCCTGATGCACCTTTACACTCTGTTATGATCCCTGAAGATTGGGAAAATAACGCTGCAACAGCGATCCTTCAATTATGCCCAGAGCATTTGCTGGACGCATCCCCTATAAAAACGGACGTTTTAATAGCAAATTGGCTATTCCCTCTGTGCGAACAGGCAACCAATTTTACCGCGCAACATTGGGAATCCATCTTGTTATTAAAGCAAGCATGTCCCAACAGCGTCATTTGGAAAAACGATCCTGGTCAAAAACCAGGTATTGTTATCAATCTTGCCGCTTTTGCTTCGACTGAGACGGGGTTTAATGCTCAATCCTACCGACATGTCTTAGAGGTTGTAGCCGATACATTACGTGTTTTGCATCGACAGCAGGCTAATTTCATCAACGGTGAATTACCCTTTGCAGAATTGTCCCCCAATCATCAAAATGATTTAGAGAATCAACAGCTAGAATTTACAGCCCAACCCAGTGCTGGTATCATCTACCTTTCAAACCTTGACGCTTGTCTAGCACAGCTGGGTTACGACTATGACAGCGTCGACGGTAGGGATGTTGCATGTTGTCTTGCCTGTTTTGCAACACTTTTGGCAAATACAGGATGTGGTGCAGATTTCTTGCCCTTATCCCCAGACTGGAATGCATTGCCAGAATTGGCAACAACAGCAAAAGATATCTGGGCACTTGCTTCTGATGAACCACGCTCTCGCTTGGAACGAATCGACACCAGTTTTTCAACACCAGGTAACCCTGCAGATCTATTACTGGAATCAGAGTCCTGTGGCCTTGCCCCTATTTTTTCTTTGCTAAGGGAAGATGGCCTATTGGCTTTTAGTACTCTGGCAAGGTTAGCCCACAAAGGATTAACCTTAGAATCAGCACTAGCAGCAGCACTAGCTGGCGAAAGTATCATCCACCCCCCTTCAGCCCAAGCACATTACGCCATGCACCAAGCCTTGGCAGGGTTTGTTACTCATATGCCAGCACGTCCTAACCCGATTACCCATCCCTTGTCCTCTAAAACAACATTATGTAGGGGCGTAAAAAAACCTCTTCCTCCACGACGTAAGGGAATTACCCAAAAAGCCAGTATTGCCGGACGGGGTTTATTTTTACGAACAGGGGAATACGAAGATGGTACTTTAGGAGAAATTTCAATAACCCCTACCAAAGAAAATGCAATGGTCAAAGGACTACTAGAAAGCTTAAGCCAAGCGGTAAGCATCGGCTTGCAATATGGTGCCCCTTTAAAGGAATATGTCTCGACTTTTGCTTACAGTCGCTTTGGCGTTGCGGGAACTGTCGAAGGTGACCCGGGTGCATTATATGCCACCTCTTTTCTAGATTACAGTTTTAGGGCACTTTCTGATATTTATCTACATGAACCCTTGGCAGATGCACCCAACAATTTACACGCTAGTGATGAAGCCTTACCTATGCTACCCTTAGATTTACCCGATGAAGGTGAAAAACAAACTCCACCTCATCATCCTCGAAATAGTAAATTTAAACTGGTCAGTTAACTAAAGGAAACCATTATGTCCACCCCCGAAGAACGTCTTGAGGCTTTGAAAATTGTTCTACCCACCCCAGCCACCCCCGTGGCAAATTATGTACCAAGCGTAAAAACTGGAAATTGGTTGATTATTTCTGGGCAATTACCCTTGGTTCATAGCAAATTATTTGCCACAGGATTACTGGGGGATGAAGTTGATGTTGAAACCGGGGCCAAGGCTGCTAGATTTTGCATGATTAATATTTTAGCTCAAGCACGGGCTGCACTTGGCAGTCTTAACTATATTAATAAGCTGGTACGTTTGGGCGGTTTTGTCGCAAGCACCCCAACATTCACCCAACAAGCAGCAGTTATGAATGGTGCCTCTGATTTGGCTGTTGAGGTCTTTGGCCCAGCTGGGCAGCACGCACGTTCTGCTTTTGGCGTGGCATCATTGCCAATGAATGCTTGCGTTGAAGTCGAAGCATGGTTTGAATTCAACGCCTAGCCAATAAAATGACCAAGTAAAGACTACTTGGTCATTTCCATTATTCAGCTAACAAATCATCTGACTCATTTTCGTCAGACATCATGGCATCGCCAACAACCCCTGCCTTTTCACGAATACGTTGTTCAATACTGTGACTGACTTCTGGATTGTCTCGTAAAAACTGCTTTACGTTCTCGCGTCCTTGACCGATGCGTTGACTGTCATAAGAAAACCATGACCCAGCTTTCTCAACAATACCGGCCTTAACACCAAGATCAATTAATTCGCCCATTTTACTGATACCTTCACCATACATAATATCGAATTCTACTTGGCGGAACGGTGGGGCCATTTTATTTTTGACTACTTTGACACGAGTCTGATTTCCTGTGACCTCCTCTTTATCCTTAACTTGACCAATACGACGAATATCCAAACGTACAGAAGCATAGAATTTTAGCGCATTTCCACCAGTCGTTGTTTCTGGCGAACCAAACATGACACCAATCTTTTGACGAATCTGATTTAGAAATATCAAACAGGCATTTGAGCGTGAAACGGAACCAGTTAATTTTCTTAAAGCTTGGCTCATTAAACGTGCATGTAACCCAACATGGTTATCCCCCATGTCCCCCTCAAGCTCGGCACGGGGAACCAGTGCTGCCACACTATCAATAACCAATACATCAACTGCACCTGACCGTACTAACGTATCCGCAATTTCAAGTGCCTGCTCTCCTGCATCAGGTTGGGAAATAAGCAAATTATCAATATCTACGCCTAGTTTTCTGGCATAAATTGGATCCAAGGCATGCTCGGCATCGATAAATGCACAAGTTCCGCCCGTTTTCTGGGCTTCAGCAATGATATGCAACGCCATCGTTGTTTTACCAGAGCTTTCAGGTCCATAAATCTCAACAATACGTCCGCGTGGCACCCCACCAATGCCTAAACCTATATCCAGTCCAATTGATCCTGTTGATATCGCCTCAACTTGAACTGCGGGTTTTTCACCCATTTTCATAATGGAACCTTTACCAAAAGCGCGTTCAATCTGAGCTAATGCACCATCTAATGCTTTATTTTTATCCATTATCTTTAAAACCTTCTTTTTTATCAACAACCAAATATTACTTTGATTCTATTAACTTTTATCGCAAAAAAAACGTCACTTTCATTTTACCGAAAATGACGCATGAATCCATTATAAAATAAATATTTATCGACGACTGATCGCAAGACCCGATCCTGAAGGATCAGTATAAGCACGACAATAATTGCTATTTCCAGGCATACCTTCTTCACAGAACACAGCGTTTACCCGACCTTGGGGGGAATTGGGATGGGCAATGTCAATATTGTTTTTTCCATCTTTGGTATGGGTCAGCAATGTATTTAAAACTTCAGCACCTGCTGCTGCTGCCTCATTTTGTCCAGAAGCTGAAACCGCAGCCATAAAGCGATTTTTATATGTTGCGATCGCTGCAGTTAACAAAGGTTGTGGCACTGACTTAGGAGAAGCTGCCATAACAATCCCCGTTGTTCCAGCAATACGACCAGTACCAAATAAATTATTCATTGTTAATGCACAGGAGACAGCACCACCATTACGATCCATCACTGAAAATGAAGTCGATGCAGGTAGGGAAGGCAAATTACCACTACCAGCTTTGCCTTCATTTAACCAAGACTGCGCTTTATTTTCCTGAGCTAAAATATTTTTTTTATCAAAGGCCAAACCATTACTTGCTCGCCATTGCGCCACTGTCCCTTGAGATATTGCAGAGGCATTTCCTTTTCCATTACTTAGATTTCGCCACGCCATTGCCATGCCCAAACCACCATCAGCAGATGGAGAAACGAAATATACATTTTGTCCCTTAGCCATTACCACCGACAAAGCTGGGGCTTTTACAGGTAGGGCATTTCTAAACCCTTCGCCACTTAATCCACCCCCAGCGGCTTGCGCTCCAAGGGCATAGCTGTGCGCCAAAGATCCGATATACAAATCAGATACCCCAGAGGTAATTAATCGATCGTAAATAATTTTTAAACGGGGCTGATACAACATATCCCCTGCCTGCAATACTGTACCGTCTTTACGAGCAAAGATTTTTTGCATCGCGGCATCCAAAAATAAAGGTCCTTGTACAGCTGCCAAATCATTGGCAAAAATGTCAGATACCGTTACCCCATTTTGGGCCATATTTCCAATAAGGTGTAAAATATCGTTAATATCTGCTTTACCCTCACTAGCCTGTAGCAAATATAATCCACGTGCCATCATCGGAACGGCTGCGGGACGGTCGGCTTGCCCCTGAATTATGCCTGATTGGGGTAAAAATAGAAAGGATTGTGCCGGTTGACCAGGACGATACGCAATACAAGCACCCCCGCCCCCCAAGGACGCACGTGACGGCAATGTCACTGTTAAAGCAAAACCCAAAGCCGTTGCTGCGTCCGCTGCGTTACCACCACGAATTAAAACATCCCGCGCAATCATTGCTGCCTGAGGTTCGTCTGCTGCAACACTACCAACATAGCCAGTTACGCGATTGTTTAAATTTTTTGTTTTGATGGTTTTATGGCCAGTATGTTCGCCACCACATGCCGTCAATGATACAGCAACCATAGCACTGATAGCTACTTTACCTGCTTTTCTTAAGAAATTAGTATCGGTAATAAAATGATGAGCAGGCTTTTTCAAAAAGGTACATCCTTTTAATAAATAACGACTACGTAAACGATAAGAACGCTTTGACACGCGGTTGGTCTCCGATGAATCAGCAGAATTAACAAATATTTAGACTTACAGTTACAATTATTCACAGTAAGAATATAATTAATAACCGTTTTTTTATAACATAATAACCATAATACTGTATAATGTTATGTTGAATAATTATTTACTTTTTCTACCAGGAGAAACATTTATGAAAAAGTCGCCTTTTCAGCGCTACTTTCACATTCCTTTAACCGCCAGCTTGTTCTGTGGTGTTATGGTGACCCCACTTTCAGGGTATGCTCAAGATAATAGCAGTTTCACCCCTGAACAACACAAAGAAATTATTTCCACCGTGCGTCAGGCGCTTAAAAACGACCCTTCTATCCTGGAAGATGCCATTATTGCAGCACAACAAAAGAGAACAAAACAACGTACGGAAAGTGCTTCTAAAACTTTGGCTGAGAAGAAAAATGTTTTGATGAATGTTTTGCCAACAGACGGATTTATTGGCAATCCAAATGCTAAGAATACAATTGTAGAATTTTTTGACCCACGCTGTCCATATTGTAAGAAAATTCTTCCTGAACTGGTTCAACTCACCAAAGATGACAAAAATGTCCGCATTATTTTTAAAATTGTTCCTATTCTAGGGGAAAATAGTGTTTTACAGTCCAGAGCCATCGTCGCAGCAACTCGTCAAAATGGGTATGTTAGCATGATGAAAGCCATTATGGATTCAAAAGAAGAAATTACAGAAGACACAATTAAAACAATTGCTAAGCAACAAAAGCTGGATGCTGATCGTTTGATCCAAGATATGAAAGCGGCTTCTGTTACCAAAGCACTAGAGGATAATGTTCAGTTACTACGCGACTTGGGGATTGATGGTACGCCTGCACTGGTGATTAATGATAAAAAAATAATCCCTGGTGCCGTTAGTTATGAAACTTT
Coding sequences within it:
- a CDS encoding DsbA family protein, which codes for MKKSPFQRYFHIPLTASLFCGVMVTPLSGYAQDNSSFTPEQHKEIISTVRQALKNDPSILEDAIIAAQQKRTKQRTESASKTLAEKKNVLMNVLPTDGFIGNPNAKNTIVEFFDPRCPYCKKILPELVQLTKDDKNVRIIFKIVPILGENSVLQSRAIVAATRQNGYVSMMKAIMDSKEEITEDTIKTIAKQQKLDADRLIQDMKAASVTKALEDNVQLLRDLGIDGTPALVINDKKIIPGAVSYETLKTILQKEGR